From a single Streptomyces liliifuscus genomic region:
- a CDS encoding ATP-binding protein has protein sequence MDHAEVLLIGGRAGVGKSTVGWEVSARLRRAQVAHAVLEGDFMGQVHPAPEDDPHRAGITERNLAAVWGNFAELGHRRLIYTNTVSVLTEAAGMFERAMGEDVRLVRVLLTASDATAAKRLKGRELGSELEQELRGSAHKARLLEERAPADTVRVVTDDREVIDIAREVLGVTGWTGNGVG, from the coding sequence ATGGATCATGCGGAGGTTCTGCTCATCGGTGGGCGCGCGGGTGTCGGGAAGTCGACAGTGGGCTGGGAGGTCTCGGCCCGGCTGCGGCGGGCGCAGGTCGCCCACGCCGTGCTGGAGGGCGACTTCATGGGGCAGGTGCATCCGGCGCCGGAGGACGATCCGCACCGGGCGGGGATCACCGAACGCAATCTGGCGGCGGTGTGGGGGAACTTCGCCGAACTCGGCCACCGCCGCCTGATCTACACGAACACCGTGAGCGTGCTGACCGAGGCCGCGGGCATGTTCGAGCGGGCGATGGGCGAGGACGTACGGCTCGTACGGGTGCTCCTCACCGCCTCCGACGCCACCGCCGCCAAGCGGCTGAAGGGGCGCGAGCTGGGCTCCGAGCTGGAACAGGAGCTGCGGGGCAGCGCCCACAAGGCCAGGCTGCTGGAGGAACGGGCGCCCGCGGACACCGTACGGGTGGTCACGGACGACCGCGAGGTGATCGACATCGCGCGCGAGGTGCTGGGAGTCACCGGCTGGACCGGAAACGGCGTCGGCTGA
- a CDS encoding methylated-DNA--[protein]-cysteine S-methyltransferase: MTAFTTIDSPLGELLLVGEETLDGVTLTSLSMPGQRNAPAVRPGRRRDPDRFADVARQLTSYFGGELTEFDIEFTPSGTDFQQRVWHALEEIPYGTSTTYGALAERLGVPRERIQALGAAIGANPLLLVRPCHRVIGADGTMRGYAGGVERKVRLLTHEGVLQPTLL; this comes from the coding sequence ATGACCGCCTTTACGACGATCGACAGCCCGCTGGGCGAACTGCTACTGGTCGGTGAAGAGACCCTGGACGGCGTCACGCTGACGTCCCTGTCCATGCCGGGGCAGCGCAACGCCCCTGCTGTGAGGCCCGGTCGGCGGCGCGACCCTGACCGCTTCGCGGACGTCGCCCGGCAGCTGACCTCCTATTTCGGCGGTGAACTCACCGAGTTCGACATCGAGTTCACCCCGAGCGGCACGGACTTCCAGCAGCGCGTGTGGCATGCGCTGGAGGAAATCCCGTACGGCACGTCGACCACGTACGGCGCGCTCGCCGAGCGGCTCGGTGTGCCCCGGGAAAGGATCCAGGCGCTGGGCGCGGCGATCGGAGCGAACCCCTTGCTGCTGGTGCGCCCCTGCCACCGGGTGATCGGCGCCGACGGCACCATGCGCGGTTACGCCGGCGGTGTGGAGCGCAAGGTCCGGCTCCTCACCCACGAGGGCGTCCTGCAGCCCACCCTCCTCTGA
- a CDS encoding TetR family transcriptional regulator: MDNGKPLSSDDEIPLRERKRLRTRGALIDAAMELFVEHGFEAVTVTDIARRAEVGRTTFFRYFTDKQEVLFADEDQHREALVSALDDTAAALAPIGASLDRALDAGRAGLRGLLGSIAEHTRWLADRERLINGDPALLARSLLKQRAYAYAAIKVLERHGADRETAVLAAAVCQACYEAAVALTDAEPDRLPGAMEAAFERLSARGANVRDD, from the coding sequence ATGGACAACGGCAAGCCGCTGAGCAGCGACGACGAGATCCCTCTCCGGGAGCGCAAGCGGCTACGGACCCGTGGAGCCCTGATCGACGCGGCCATGGAGCTCTTCGTCGAGCACGGCTTCGAGGCGGTCACGGTCACCGACATCGCCCGCCGCGCCGAAGTCGGCCGGACGACCTTCTTCCGCTACTTCACCGACAAGCAGGAAGTGCTCTTCGCGGACGAGGACCAGCACCGCGAGGCCCTCGTCTCGGCCCTGGACGACACTGCCGCCGCCCTCGCCCCGATCGGCGCCTCGCTCGACCGCGCCCTGGACGCGGGCCGCGCGGGCCTGAGGGGACTGCTGGGCAGCATCGCCGAGCACACCAGATGGCTGGCCGACCGCGAGCGGCTGATCAACGGGGATCCCGCGCTGCTCGCCCGCAGCCTGCTGAAGCAGCGCGCGTACGCGTACGCGGCGATCAAGGTGCTGGAGCGCCACGGGGCCGACCGGGAGACGGCCGTGCTCGCCGCCGCCGTCTGCCAGGCCTGCTACGAGGCCGCCGTCGCCCTGACGGACGCCGAGCCGGACCGGCTGCCGGGCGCCATGGAGGCCGCTTTCGAACGACTGTCCGCGCGGGGAGCGAACGTACGCGACGACTGA
- a CDS encoding nucleoside deaminase, with translation MVSEAELKHLRRCLELATEALDSGDEPFGSVLVGADGTVLAEDHNRVASGDRTRHPEFELARWSAAHLTPEERAAATVYTSGEHCPMCAAAHAWVGLGRIVYVASSEQLSSWLGELGVAAAPVRPLPIREVAPGVLVEGPVPELADEVRALHRRFHHAEG, from the coding sequence ATGGTGAGTGAAGCCGAGCTGAAGCATCTGCGCCGCTGTCTGGAGCTCGCGACCGAGGCCCTGGACTCCGGTGACGAGCCGTTCGGGTCGGTCCTCGTGGGCGCGGACGGCACGGTCCTGGCCGAGGACCACAACCGGGTGGCCTCCGGTGACCGCACCCGCCACCCGGAATTCGAACTGGCCCGCTGGTCCGCGGCGCATCTGACGCCGGAAGAGAGGGCCGCCGCGACCGTCTACACCTCCGGCGAACACTGCCCGATGTGCGCGGCGGCGCACGCCTGGGTGGGCCTCGGCCGCATCGTGTACGTGGCGTCGTCCGAGCAACTGTCCTCCTGGCTGGGAGAGTTGGGCGTCGCCGCTGCCCCGGTCCGTCCGCTGCCGATCCGGGAGGTGGCACCCGGCGTGCTCGTCGAGGGGCCGGTCCCGGAACTCGCCGACGAGGTGCGGGCCCTGCACCGGCGGTTCCATCACGCGGAGGGATAG
- a CDS encoding GNAT family N-acetyltransferase → MDSPLTLAPPPYLRLEGEGIHLREWSEEDIPALVEVYDDPEIARWTPVASPFDTMAAQVYLTEAQEARAQGRKVQLAITTDGVLPRGEALLFRSKADERDVEIAYGVGAAHRGRGLASRAVRLLSEYAVRHTGARRVVLCIEEGNAASIAVARSTGFTLTDDEPVLRTSRGRQITLRTWSLTGGAA, encoded by the coding sequence ATGGACAGCCCGCTGACACTCGCCCCGCCTCCGTACCTGCGGCTCGAAGGAGAGGGTATTCACCTGCGCGAATGGTCCGAGGAGGACATCCCCGCCCTGGTCGAGGTGTACGACGACCCCGAGATCGCCCGCTGGACGCCGGTGGCCTCGCCCTTCGACACGATGGCGGCACAGGTCTATCTCACCGAGGCCCAGGAGGCGCGGGCGCAGGGACGCAAGGTGCAGCTCGCGATCACCACGGACGGGGTCCTGCCCCGGGGCGAGGCGCTGCTGTTCCGCAGCAAGGCCGACGAGAGGGACGTCGAGATCGCCTACGGCGTGGGAGCCGCCCACCGGGGCCGGGGGCTGGCCTCCCGGGCAGTCCGCCTCCTCTCCGAGTACGCCGTGCGGCACACGGGAGCGCGGCGCGTGGTGCTGTGCATCGAGGAGGGCAACGCGGCCAGCATCGCGGTGGCCCGGTCCACCGGCTTCACGCTCACCGACGACGAGCCCGTCCTGCGGACGTCACGGGGGCGGCAGATCACCCTGCGGACATGGAGCCTCACCGGCGGCGCCGCGTAA
- a CDS encoding 2OG-Fe(II) oxygenase yields the protein MNHTTHPAARVATQDWAALADELDEHGNALTGQLLTPGQCHEIAALYDEDDRFRATIDMARHRFGSGQYRYFTHELPDVVRELREAFYPRLLPVARDWAERLGHPAPWPDTLGEWVERCHAAGQSKSAQILLRYGPGDWNALHRDVFGDLLFPLQVVIGLDAPGADFTGGEFIMTEQRPRAQSRGSSTTLPQGHGLIFTTRDRPVASSRGWSTGPMRHGVSTVRSGRRRTLGLVFHEAK from the coding sequence ATGAACCACACCACACACCCGGCGGCCCGGGTCGCGACGCAGGACTGGGCCGCCCTGGCCGACGAACTCGACGAGCACGGCAACGCGCTCACCGGACAGCTCCTCACCCCTGGGCAGTGCCACGAGATCGCCGCCCTGTACGACGAGGACGACCGGTTCCGCGCGACCATCGACATGGCCCGCCATCGCTTCGGCTCCGGCCAGTACCGCTACTTCACGCATGAACTTCCGGATGTCGTACGGGAGTTGCGCGAGGCTTTCTATCCGCGGCTCCTGCCCGTCGCCCGCGACTGGGCCGAGAGGCTGGGCCACCCCGCGCCCTGGCCCGACACGTTGGGGGAGTGGGTGGAGCGGTGCCATGCCGCCGGACAGTCCAAGTCCGCCCAGATCCTGTTGCGTTACGGGCCGGGCGACTGGAACGCCCTGCACCGGGACGTGTTCGGCGACCTGCTCTTCCCGCTCCAGGTCGTGATCGGTCTCGACGCCCCGGGAGCCGATTTCACGGGCGGCGAGTTCATCATGACCGAGCAGCGCCCGCGCGCCCAGTCCAGGGGATCGTCCACGACCCTGCCCCAGGGGCACGGCCTGATCTTCACCACCCGTGACCGGCCGGTGGCCTCCAGTCGGGGCTGGTCCACCGGGCCCATGCGGCACGGGGTGAGCACGGTCCGCTCCGGGCGGCGACGCACGCTGGGGCTGGTCTTCCACGAGGCCAAATGA
- a CDS encoding GlsB/YeaQ/YmgE family stress response membrane protein: MEISGIISAIVIGIIIGVLGRLVVPGRQRIGILWTIAVGIVAALIGSALANAFDVSDTNGVDWIEWLIQIGLAALGVAALDRSKAGRR; encoded by the coding sequence ATGGAGATCTCGGGCATCATCAGTGCCATCGTGATCGGCATCATCATCGGTGTGCTGGGCCGGCTCGTTGTTCCGGGCCGTCAGCGCATCGGCATTCTGTGGACGATCGCGGTCGGCATCGTGGCCGCGCTCATCGGTTCGGCGCTGGCCAACGCGTTCGACGTGTCCGACACCAACGGAGTGGACTGGATCGAGTGGCTGATCCAGATCGGACTCGCGGCGCTCGGTGTCGCGGCCCTGGACCGGTCGAAGGCAGGGCGCCGCTGA
- a CDS encoding SGNH/GDSL hydrolase family protein yields the protein MERLTVRKRLAALLTGALLLGAALTSPASAQAPEPVTWTGTWGTAPTTVPRADTTAFHDQTIRQIVHTSIAGSALRIRLSNEFGKQPLEIGEVHVARRAPGTDEPTIDPATDRRLTFSGKSSVSIPAGAPALSDPVTLRVPARSDLVVSLHLPESTPGSTVNSFAAQRSYTAAGNVTGETRIEPQSVTERWYFLTGVSVRAAPTGPTAAGSSAAVARPTGPSGTGKASAAVALGDSITADTTLGTNHRWTDYLAQRLQGPGGPSRPVGVLNKGISGNRLLHDPNPPAGHPAEAYAAYFGESGLKRFDRDVAAQPGVRHVLVLLGVNDLGHPGIIAPLSEKVTGQDLIDGHRQLIARAHERGLRIYGATITPFKNDTLGFYTPENAEARRTFNDWLRTSGEYDGVIDFDAALRDPADPERLLAAYDSGDHLHTNDAGREAMARAVPLRFFK from the coding sequence ATGGAACGCCTGACTGTTCGCAAGAGACTCGCCGCGTTACTCACCGGAGCCCTCCTGCTGGGAGCCGCTCTCACTTCCCCCGCCTCTGCCCAGGCGCCTGAACCAGTCACCTGGACCGGGACCTGGGGCACGGCTCCCACAACCGTCCCCAGGGCGGACACCACGGCCTTCCACGACCAGACGATCCGCCAGATCGTGCACACCAGCATCGCCGGATCCGCCCTGCGCATCCGCCTCTCGAACGAGTTCGGCAAGCAGCCGCTGGAGATCGGCGAAGTGCACGTCGCCCGTCGCGCGCCAGGTACGGACGAGCCGACCATCGACCCCGCCACGGACCGCCGACTGACCTTCTCGGGCAAGTCCTCGGTCTCGATCCCCGCCGGGGCGCCCGCCCTCAGTGACCCCGTCACGCTTCGCGTGCCCGCGCGTTCCGATCTCGTCGTGAGCCTCCACCTCCCCGAGAGCACTCCGGGATCGACGGTCAACTCCTTCGCCGCGCAGCGCAGTTACACAGCGGCGGGCAATGTGACGGGCGAGACCAGGATCGAGCCCCAATCCGTCACGGAACGCTGGTACTTCCTGACCGGAGTGAGCGTCCGAGCCGCCCCCACAGGGCCTACGGCCGCGGGGTCTTCGGCCGCAGTGGCCAGGCCCACAGGGCCCTCCGGCACGGGCAAGGCGTCGGCCGCCGTCGCGCTCGGCGACTCCATCACGGCCGACACCACCCTCGGCACCAACCACCGCTGGACCGACTACCTCGCCCAGCGCCTCCAGGGCCCTGGCGGCCCCAGCCGTCCCGTCGGCGTCCTCAACAAGGGCATCAGCGGCAACCGCCTGCTCCATGACCCCAACCCGCCGGCCGGTCACCCAGCGGAGGCGTATGCCGCGTACTTCGGTGAGAGCGGACTCAAACGCTTCGACCGTGATGTGGCAGCCCAGCCAGGAGTCCGCCATGTCCTCGTCCTGCTCGGCGTGAACGACCTGGGCCACCCCGGAATCATCGCCCCGCTCTCCGAGAAGGTGACCGGACAGGATCTGATCGACGGCCACCGGCAGCTCATCGCCCGCGCCCACGAGCGCGGACTGCGGATCTACGGAGCCACCATCACGCCGTTCAAGAACGACACGCTCGGCTTCTACACGCCCGAGAACGCGGAGGCGCGCCGGACCTTCAACGACTGGCTGCGCACGAGCGGCGAGTACGACGGTGTGATCGACTTCGACGCCGCGCTGCGGGACCCGGCCGATCCCGAGCGACTCCTCGCCGCCTACGACAGCGGCGACCACCTGCACACCAACGACGCGGGCCGGGAGGCGATGGCGCGAGCGGTGCCGCTGCGCTTCTTCAAGTGA
- a CDS encoding sialidase family protein: MRSAPPSRLRSLTVLTAVLLPALALSGTSAGATPDGQGHKPVRLSGASPFAGCAPGALDGKMADGAIEPQLAADPGDPRRIAAVWPQDRQRGVVLAVTRDGGTSWKRTVVPHLTRCSGGRYDYVDEPAVTFTADGALLVTGGLAMADGSASASLSIRSDDGGRTWTRPAVIIEETDPARGGVASGPAVVDPRDPNVLYVVTPRFPAAERTRNDAWISRSTDGGRSWQPPTLVVDAGDRHLVSGHRLTVLDDGTLVDVHTLVRFGEGPITGRLTLQAVRSTDGGRTWSAPVKVADLRTKFLFQDPESGEQVSHTTSLLSDTAVDRRTGRIHVAWQDSRFTDGAVDSVAMAASDDGGRTWSAPVKVNRTPTGIPLPNQHSFTVALAVGDDGTVAVSHSDFRHNDTGAPLLTDRWLARCRPQPADCTSDAATWRETRLTPRSYDMRRAPRIPDEASPRGYFLGERMGLVANGRGFSAAWAVPDAPGRAAVHASTS, encoded by the coding sequence GTGCGCTCTGCCCCGCCCTCTCGCCTGCGTTCCCTGACCGTGCTCACGGCTGTCCTGTTACCGGCGCTGGCACTGTCCGGCACCTCGGCCGGTGCGACGCCCGACGGCCAAGGACACAAACCCGTGCGGCTGTCCGGAGCCAGTCCGTTCGCCGGCTGCGCCCCCGGAGCGCTCGACGGCAAGATGGCCGACGGCGCCATCGAGCCGCAGCTCGCCGCCGACCCGGGCGACCCCCGTCGTATCGCGGCGGTGTGGCCGCAGGACCGTCAGCGCGGCGTGGTGCTGGCCGTCACGCGGGACGGCGGAACGTCCTGGAAACGCACCGTCGTTCCACACCTGACCCGGTGCTCGGGAGGCCGCTACGACTACGTCGACGAACCCGCCGTGACGTTCACCGCGGACGGCGCGCTGCTGGTCACCGGCGGTCTCGCCATGGCCGACGGCTCCGCGAGCGCGAGCTTGTCGATACGTTCCGACGACGGCGGCCGGACCTGGACACGCCCCGCGGTGATCATCGAGGAGACCGATCCGGCGAGGGGCGGAGTCGCCTCTGGCCCGGCGGTCGTGGACCCGCGCGATCCGAACGTGCTGTACGTCGTCACCCCGCGCTTCCCGGCCGCCGAGCGGACCCGCAACGACGCCTGGATCAGCCGCAGTACGGACGGCGGTCGCAGCTGGCAGCCGCCCACCCTGGTCGTGGACGCCGGCGACAGGCACCTCGTCTCCGGCCATCGGCTGACCGTGCTCGACGACGGCACGCTGGTGGACGTCCACACTCTGGTCCGCTTCGGCGAGGGTCCGATCACCGGTCGGCTCACCCTCCAGGCCGTACGGTCCACCGACGGCGGCCGGACCTGGTCCGCGCCCGTGAAGGTGGCCGACCTGCGCACCAAGTTCCTGTTCCAGGACCCCGAGTCCGGTGAACAGGTCTCGCACACCACCAGCCTGCTCTCCGACACCGCCGTCGATCGCCGCACCGGGCGCATCCATGTGGCCTGGCAGGACTCGCGGTTCACCGACGGCGCCGTCGACTCCGTGGCCATGGCCGCCTCCGACGACGGTGGCCGCACCTGGTCCGCGCCGGTGAAGGTGAACCGCACGCCGACCGGCATCCCGCTGCCCAACCAGCATTCATTCACTGTCGCGTTGGCGGTCGGCGACGACGGCACGGTCGCCGTCTCCCACTCCGATTTCCGGCACAACGACACGGGTGCACCGCTACTGACGGACCGTTGGCTGGCGCGCTGCCGTCCGCAACCCGCCGACTGCACGAGCGATGCGGCGACCTGGCGGGAGACTCGGCTGACCCCGAGGTCGTACGACATGCGCCGGGCGCCGCGGATTCCCGACGAGGCCAGTCCGCGCGGCTACTTCCTGGGCGAACGCATGGGGTTGGTCGCCAACGGGCGCGGGTTCAGCGCGGCGTGGGCCGTACCGGACGCCCCGGGCAGGGCTGCCGTGCACGCCTCGACGTCTTGA
- a CDS encoding MFS transporter, giving the protein MTTAPITEGPGTPPSKPEPTSKPTPTPAGPGLPLSGLLALSTAAFTAVLTELLPAGLLPRMAPDLGVSEARVGFLVTGYAVASFLAAIPLTAVLRGLPRRLVLIGALLGFAAANAVTALSSSYGLTFAARLVAGAMGGTLWAMLVGYAARMVPAERRGRAIAIVLAGITLALSLGLPAGTALADALGWRAAFAVPALLAVLLVVWIRRRVPGLPGEARGERVPLPRVAALPGIGTVLSVTLTLLVGHQVMYTYVAPFSEHSGFGRTGLVLLVFGLATVVGIWLTGLLIDRHPRRTLLGALALLASAMLALGTYAGHEPVLLVAVALWGMAFGGAPTLIQTALVDASGPANADVATSLQATVYNAGIAAGSLTGGLILESSGADALPWTTFLLVTVTLAIVAAGRGHAFPSRRGTELSTVGPRSTGGLVRHGE; this is encoded by the coding sequence ATGACGACCGCACCGATCACCGAAGGGCCCGGCACGCCCCCGTCCAAGCCCGAACCCACATCCAAGCCCACGCCCACGCCCGCTGGGCCCGGTCTGCCCCTCTCGGGGCTCCTCGCCCTGTCCACGGCCGCCTTCACCGCCGTACTGACGGAGCTCCTTCCGGCGGGTCTGCTGCCGCGGATGGCACCGGACCTCGGGGTCTCCGAGGCGCGGGTGGGCTTCCTGGTGACGGGCTACGCGGTCGCGTCGTTCCTCGCCGCGATCCCGCTCACCGCCGTGCTGCGCGGACTGCCGCGGCGGCTGGTGCTCATCGGCGCGCTGCTCGGTTTCGCGGCCGCCAACGCCGTCACGGCGCTGTCGTCGTCCTACGGGCTGACGTTCGCGGCGCGGCTCGTGGCCGGGGCGATGGGCGGGACGCTGTGGGCGATGCTCGTCGGGTACGCGGCCCGGATGGTGCCCGCCGAGCGACGCGGCCGGGCCATCGCGATCGTGCTTGCCGGCATCACGCTCGCGCTCTCCCTGGGGCTCCCCGCGGGCACGGCGCTGGCCGACGCACTCGGCTGGCGAGCGGCCTTCGCCGTCCCGGCACTGCTGGCGGTGCTGCTCGTGGTGTGGATACGACGCCGGGTGCCGGGCCTTCCCGGTGAGGCGCGGGGCGAGCGCGTGCCGTTGCCCCGCGTCGCCGCGCTGCCCGGCATCGGCACGGTTCTGTCCGTCACACTGACGCTGCTCGTCGGCCATCAGGTGATGTACACGTACGTGGCACCGTTCTCGGAGCACTCGGGTTTCGGCCGTACGGGGCTGGTGCTGCTGGTGTTCGGTCTCGCGACCGTCGTCGGGATCTGGCTCACCGGGCTGCTGATCGACCGGCATCCGCGCCGGACCCTGCTCGGTGCGCTCGCCCTGCTGGCGTCCGCGATGCTCGCGCTGGGCACGTACGCCGGTCATGAACCGGTGCTCCTGGTCGCGGTCGCCCTGTGGGGCATGGCGTTCGGCGGCGCGCCGACGCTCATCCAGACCGCGCTCGTCGACGCCTCGGGTCCCGCGAACGCCGATGTGGCCACCTCGCTGCAGGCCACGGTCTACAACGCGGGCATCGCGGCCGGTTCCCTCACGGGCGGTCTGATCCTGGAGAGCTCGGGCGCCGACGCCCTCCCCTGGACGACGTTCCTGCTGGTCACGGTCACGCTCGCGATCGTGGCAGCCGGGCGCGGGCACGCCTTTCCCTCGCGGCGCGGTACGGAGTTGAGTACGGTCGGTCCAAGGTCAACAGGAGGGCTGGTACGGCATGGTGAGTGA
- a CDS encoding SDR family NAD(P)-dependent oxidoreductase — MSVIPSPGTVLLTGAGRGLGRATALTLLRDRPDLHLLVAVRSDPDGLAARLAAETGSSRVHGVLCDLGSLDSVRQATDSIRELLDSGDLPPLRAVVANAGTQAVTATDRTADGFEVTFGTNVLGHHLLIRRLQDRLTVPGRIVLVGSGTHFGDFRHTWGLTPPPRTAPVAELALPWTTPDADTVKAGRSAYAASKLATVHLAHELDRRTPEGIGVYTFDPGLMPGTGLAREAGPLDRLAWNSLLHLTRVHPSSTNPRASGRKLAQAAVGVPVAPSGSYLDRGRPVRSSPASYDPARETELWEELERLVAAKGAYPSA, encoded by the coding sequence ATGTCTGTCATCCCTTCTCCCGGAACCGTCCTCCTCACCGGCGCGGGCCGCGGTCTCGGGCGCGCCACCGCCCTGACGCTCCTGCGTGACCGTCCCGACCTGCATCTCCTCGTCGCCGTCCGCTCGGATCCGGACGGACTCGCGGCGCGGCTGGCCGCCGAGACCGGCTCATCGCGGGTGCACGGCGTCCTCTGTGACCTCGGCTCACTCGACTCCGTACGCCAAGCGACGGACTCCATAAGGGAGTTGCTCGACTCCGGGGACCTCCCGCCGCTGCGTGCCGTGGTGGCGAACGCGGGCACGCAGGCCGTCACCGCCACGGACCGGACTGCCGACGGCTTCGAAGTCACCTTCGGCACCAACGTTCTGGGGCACCATCTGCTGATCCGACGGCTTCAGGACCGGCTGACGGTGCCGGGGCGCATCGTCCTCGTCGGCAGCGGCACGCACTTCGGGGACTTCCGGCACACCTGGGGGCTGACTCCGCCGCCGCGCACGGCCCCGGTCGCCGAACTGGCGCTGCCCTGGACGACCCCGGACGCCGACACCGTCAAGGCGGGCCGGTCCGCGTACGCGGCGAGCAAGCTGGCCACCGTGCACCTCGCCCACGAGCTGGACCGCCGCACCCCCGAGGGCATCGGCGTCTACACCTTCGACCCCGGTCTGATGCCGGGCACCGGCCTCGCCCGCGAGGCGGGACCGCTGGACCGCCTCGCCTGGAACAGCCTGCTGCACCTCACCCGGGTCCACCCCAGCTCGACCAACCCGCGCGCGTCCGGCCGCAAACTCGCCCAGGCGGCCGTCGGCGTGCCGGTCGCCCCGTCCGGGAGCTATCTCGACCGCGGGCGTCCCGTCCGGTCCTCGCCCGCGTCGTACGACCCCGCCCGTGAGACCGAGCTCTGGGAGGAGCTGGAACGGCTGGTCGCCGCCAAGGGGGCCTATCCCTCCGCGTGA
- a CDS encoding GNAT family N-acetyltransferase has product MDHAAVLALFDRDMREGARPFGLDSVVERVGGVVRHVGPEKGWNGVLWSDLSEADADAAIAEQVRHFTSLGLEFEWKLYAHDRPVDLPRRLRAAGFTAEPEETLMIAEVGELDLDLRPPQGIELRPVTDAAGVDLVADVHEQAFYGADSSRLRHLLLTQLAEEPDTVVAVVALADDVPVSSARMELIPGTRFAGLWGGGTIEAWRGRGIYRALVAHRARIAADRGYRYLQVDASDESRPILERLGFSRLTTTTPYVHPAS; this is encoded by the coding sequence ATGGATCACGCAGCGGTACTGGCACTGTTCGACCGTGACATGCGCGAGGGCGCGCGCCCCTTCGGCCTCGACTCCGTGGTGGAGCGGGTCGGAGGGGTGGTGCGGCACGTCGGACCCGAGAAGGGCTGGAACGGGGTGCTCTGGTCCGACCTCTCGGAGGCCGACGCGGACGCGGCGATCGCCGAGCAGGTGCGCCATTTCACCAGCCTGGGCCTGGAGTTCGAGTGGAAGCTGTACGCGCACGACCGGCCGGTCGACCTGCCCCGAAGGCTGCGTGCGGCCGGCTTCACGGCCGAACCCGAGGAGACGCTGATGATCGCCGAGGTCGGCGAGCTGGACCTCGACCTCCGGCCGCCGCAGGGCATCGAGCTGCGGCCCGTCACCGACGCCGCGGGCGTCGACCTCGTGGCCGACGTCCATGAACAGGCCTTCTACGGCGCGGACAGCTCCCGGCTCCGGCACCTGCTGCTCACTCAGCTCGCCGAGGAGCCGGACACCGTGGTCGCCGTCGTGGCCCTCGCCGACGACGTGCCGGTGAGCTCGGCCCGTATGGAGCTCATCCCTGGCACACGGTTCGCGGGGCTGTGGGGCGGCGGCACGATCGAGGCCTGGCGAGGCCGGGGCATCTACCGCGCGCTGGTCGCCCACCGCGCCCGTATCGCCGCCGACCGCGGCTACCGCTACCTCCAGGTCGACGCCTCCGACGAGAGCCGCCCCATCCTCGAACGACTCGGCTTCTCCCGACTGACGACGACCACGCCGTACGTGCACCCGGCCTCGTAG
- a CDS encoding GNAT family N-acetyltransferase yields the protein MPHRITALTDPLPGASSRRLAWLASDDEGAPVGSAFLRLFTKEGQEHLAELEIAVHRTERRRGVGGALLDAAVAAARDERRRSLLAQAEAGSPGDLFLTARGFRRVLALTYARLPLADADLHRIDEIVEQPHEGYRLIHWEGTVAPELARTFADSRRAMDDMPMDGTDYGTVVWDVERVLAAAEAIAKRGELLHTVAVVDTSDGSVVGFSELVVPGDGRGDAQHYGTGVLPEHRGHGLGLWMKARSIRQAREHHPELGGLLTDTADSNAHMRGINDTLGYLPTHRAVEYQLDL from the coding sequence TTGCCGCACCGCATCACCGCACTCACCGATCCCCTGCCCGGCGCGTCGAGCCGCCGGCTGGCCTGGCTCGCGTCCGACGACGAGGGGGCACCGGTCGGGTCCGCCTTTCTGCGGCTCTTCACCAAGGAGGGGCAGGAGCATCTCGCCGAGCTGGAGATCGCCGTGCACCGGACGGAGCGCCGGCGCGGTGTCGGCGGCGCTCTCCTGGACGCGGCCGTCGCGGCGGCACGCGACGAGCGCCGCCGGTCCCTCCTCGCCCAGGCAGAGGCGGGTTCCCCCGGCGACCTCTTCCTGACGGCGCGCGGTTTCCGCAGGGTGCTGGCGCTGACGTATGCCCGGCTCCCGCTGGCCGACGCCGACCTCCACCGGATCGACGAGATCGTCGAACAGCCCCACGAGGGCTACCGGTTGATCCACTGGGAGGGCACGGTGGCGCCCGAACTGGCCCGTACGTTCGCCGACTCGCGCCGGGCCATGGACGACATGCCGATGGACGGCACCGACTACGGCACGGTCGTCTGGGACGTGGAGCGCGTACTCGCCGCCGCCGAGGCCATCGCCAAGCGGGGCGAACTGTTGCACACCGTCGCCGTGGTGGACACCTCCGACGGGTCGGTCGTCGGCTTCTCCGAGCTCGTCGTGCCCGGCGACGGCCGGGGGGACGCACAGCACTACGGGACCGGAGTGCTGCCCGAACACCGGGGCCACGGTCTCGGCCTCTGGATGAAGGCACGGTCCATCCGACAGGCCCGCGAACACCACCCGGAACTCGGCGGCCTCCTCACTGACACGGCCGACAGCAACGCGCACATGCGCGGCATCAACGACACGCTCGGCTATCTGCCGACGCACAGGGCGGTGGAGTACCAACTCGATCTGTGA